In Nerophis lumbriciformis linkage group LG14, RoL_Nlum_v2.1, whole genome shotgun sequence, a single genomic region encodes these proteins:
- the prrg1 gene encoding transmembrane gamma-carboxyglutamic acid protein 1: MGTVFLPAEAAHSVLRRLRRANFLLEEMKQGNIQRECREEVCTFEEAREAFENDEKTRRFWEEYVRESSPSGGLESVVGGVNSLYLIVPLLTVVFIIAAVAVTVWRCHSRKRSERSPGLGHAHHDHVLSVVSMDHWGRDYHHGDHSELSIHSSPAYPGSAVTSGRGSDPPPSYEEAVGQADVHVETEPPPQYEDIVVNRGK, encoded by the exons ATGGGCACTG TGTTCCTGCCGGCGGAGGCGGCCCACTCGGTGCTGCGGCGTCTGCGCCGGGCCAACTTCCTGCTGGAGGAGATGAAGCAGGGCAACATCCAGAGGGAGTGCAGAGAGGAGGTGTGCACCTTCGAAGAGGCCCGCGAGGCCTTTGAGAACGACGAGAAGACG AGGCGTTTCTGGGAGGAGTACGTGCGTGAGAGCAGTCCATCAGGTGGTCTGGAGTCTGTAGTGGGCGGAGTCAACTCTCTCTACCTGATCGTGCCGCTGCTGACGGTGGTGTTCATCATCGCCGCCGTGGCCGTCACCGTGTGGCGCTGTCACTCCCGCAAGCGCTCAGAGCGCAGCCCCGGCCTGGGTCACGCTCACCACGACCACGTCCTGTCCGTGGTCTCCATGGACCATTGGGGGCGGGACTATCACCACGGCGACCACTCAGAACTCAGCATCCACAGCAGCCCCGCCTACCCCGGCTCGGCGGTCACGTCGGGGCGAGGGAGCGACCCCCCGCCGTCCTACGAGGAGGCCGTGGGCCAGGCGGACGTCCACGTAGAGACGGAGCCGCCGCCGCAGTACGAGGACATCGTGGTCAACCGAGGGAAGTAG